The sequence AGGCCGTCGTTGACGCGCTGAGGACCCTCCGGGCCGACCAGGACGAGAACCGCCGGCTGCTGGGGCCGGACTACCACGACTATGGCCTGGTCTTCTGCCAGCCGAACGGCAAGCCCCTGCACCTGCACAATGTCGTGCGGCGGGACTTCCGCCGGACCATCAACCGGGCCGGGGTGCCGCGCATCCGGTTCCATGACCTCCGGCACCTGCACGCGTCCTACCTGGCGCGCGCGGGGGTGCCGCCGAAGGTGGCCCAGGAACGCCTGGGGCATGCAACCCCGGGGTTCACCATGCAGGTCTACACCCATGTCCTGGCCGGCCAGCAGGAAGCGGCGGCGCGGGCGGTGGAGGCGCACCTCCTGGGGCGGTCGGACCGTGCGTTTGCAGATGTTTGCAACCCCGCCCCCTCGGGCCCCAGGAACGCCAACAGGGACGAAGGCTAGAACCCGCGTCCCTGCTGCATTTGCGCCTGGTGGAGACGAGCGGATTCGAACCGCCGACCCCCTCGTTGCGAACGAGGTGCTCTCCCAGCTGAGCTACGTCCCCAGCAGAACGTAATTATAGCGGACGTCCTGACGTCCTGCTACGGTCCGGGTAGCCCTTTTTCTCCCGCCGGCAGGTCGACCGAGGCGCCACGCTCAGGTGAGCGGCCATCCTCGCGCCTCGTCTCCCCTGCGGGAGGCACCGGAACGGCCAGGCCCACGTACGCCCCCAGCATGTCCCGGCAAGCGGTGCCGCCAGCGGAGCCCTGAGGACCGGCTGTATCCCGGTCTGTGGTGATCCACTCACTCCCTGACTCTATGGCTGCGCCGCCAGGTATGCGTCGGGGACCAGGTTACCCTTGACCGCGGCAGCCCGGCAGAGCCGCGTGAAGATCTCCCAGTGACGCGGTCCTGGTGAGACGAGGACAGTTCGCCCTTTCGCGCAGCGCACGGGTGAATGCCAGGGCCAGCTGTGAGGGTACGCCCGGTCCGGGCGACGAGTTGCTTCAGGTCCGCCAGCAGCTGGTCATCGAGGCGGATGGTCGTCCTGCGCACGCGGAAAAGCATACATTTCGCAACATCAATACATCAAACTCCGGCGGAGCTGCATCCGCTGTGGGGCGGCCAGGATCGAGCGCACTTCGGCGGCCTGCCAGACGCAGGTCACCCAGCCCCGTGTGCTATCATCCGGACGTGCCGGCTGCCTTCACCCAGCGTTTCCAGGTCCGCTTCGATGAGTGCGCTCCCGGCGGCAGCGCGCGCGCCTCCGCCCTGCTGCGCTGCGTCATCGAGACTGCCTTTGGCCATTCGGCGCGGGAGGGCTTTCCTCTGGCCTGGTACGAGGCCCGTGGCCTGTTCTGGCTGGTCCGCCACGTGCGAATGTACCTCTTCCGCCCGCTGCCCTACGGCCTGCCCTTCGACGTTACCACAGAGGTCGTGGGGTTCCGGCGGATTTGGGCACGGCGGAAAAACTCCGTGCGCGACGCGGCGGGGGAGGTCCTGGCCACGGTGACCGTAGACTGGATCTTCACCGACCGGGCCGGGAATCCGGCCCGCATCGTCCCTGAGATGGAGGCGGCGTTCCCGGGGGCGAGCCCCAGGATGGAGGCTGCCCGACTGCACTTGGGTGATCCCCCTGCAGTATCGTTGCCGCAGACCTATGTCGTCCCGGCCTACCAGGTCGATCCTCGCGGCCACATGAACAGCGCCGCTTACCTGGACGTCTTCGAGGACGCGATAGTTGACGCCGGGGATGATCCGCAGCAGCGCCCCTGTACCTACGAACTGGAGTACCTGCGGGCGGCCCGGCCCGGGGAAGTGCTGCGCCGGTTCGTCTGGCGCAACGCGGCCTGGGCGATGGTGGTCACCACCGCAGAAGGCCTGCCGGTAGTCAGGGCACGACGGCAACCGGCCCAGGGACGCTCATTGCCCTGATGCTCATGCCGGTCGCCGCCGTGCGCCCGGAGCGCGCAAGGGTCAGGCACGCTGGAAGGCCGACTTCACCTCGGGTCGGTAGAGGTAGTACAGGACCACAGCGTTGATGATCAGAGAGATCCAGGAGCTGCGCAGGCTGACCAGCGCCAGCACCACCCCGACAACCGCCAGGACCACGAGGAGCGTCCAGGCCCAGGCCTTGAGGTTCCACGCACCCCAGGCCGCGTAGAGGTCGAGGATCCCCAGCGCCAGGAGGACGACGCCGCCGAAGCTCCCGAGCACGCCGAGCAGCCGGCCGCCCATCGCCGCGCCGAACGCGCCAATGCCCAGCAAAGCCAGCCCGGCCAGGACGGCAAACACCCCGGAAATTGCGGCCAGAATAGCGATCACGGTCACCCCCGTGGGACGAGCAGTGGCCATCACCTGCCCCCTTTCCCCTGTAGTGTGGAGCCTCCTCCTCTCAGGTAGGAATGGCGAACCAGAAGAGATACTGCCTGGTGGGCCCTCGTGGACTCGAACCACGGACCTCGCCCTTATCAGGGGCGCGCTCTCACCACCTGAGCTAAGGGCCCGCACCGGAGAGCGCAACGTCGGCCGGAGAGGCCGACGCCGAAGGGCAGTTTCACTATATCGGTGCCCCGATTCAGCTG comes from Armatimonadota bacterium and encodes:
- a CDS encoding site-specific integrase, giving the protein MSRKLQDGLAPTSVQTHYRLLHEALGHAVRWGLLTRNPAATADPPKRRRFEPHVWDEEQVRLFLAEAKRASRYYPLYLTAVMTGMRAGELAGLRWQDVDLTYGVASVRQTLYRLNGSTAAGRAPQTVFKTPKTAVSRRAVALPEAVVDALRTLRADQDENRRLLGPDYHDYGLVFCQPNGKPLHLHNVVRRDFRRTINRAGVPRIRFHDLRHLHASYLARAGVPPKVAQERLGHATPGFTMQVYTHVLAGQQEAAARAVEAHLLGRSDRAFADVCNPAPSGPRNANRDEG
- a CDS encoding thioesterase; the protein is MCYHPDVPAAFTQRFQVRFDECAPGGSARASALLRCVIETAFGHSAREGFPLAWYEARGLFWLVRHVRMYLFRPLPYGLPFDVTTEVVGFRRIWARRKNSVRDAAGEVLATVTVDWIFTDRAGNPARIVPEMEAAFPGASPRMEAARLHLGDPPAVSLPQTYVVPAYQVDPRGHMNSAAYLDVFEDAIVDAGDDPQQRPCTYELEYLRAARPGEVLRRFVWRNAAWAMVVTTAEGLPVVRARRQPAQGRSLP